One genomic window of Elaeis guineensis isolate ETL-2024a chromosome 2, EG11, whole genome shotgun sequence includes the following:
- the LOC105045377 gene encoding heat shock 70 kDa protein 14, giving the protein MSVVGFDFGNESCIVAVARQRGIDVVLNDESKRETPAVVCFGEKQRFIGTAGAASSTMNPKNSVSQVKRLIGRKFSDPELQRDLQSLPFLVTEGPDGYPLIHASYLGEKKTFMPTQVLGMILSNLKGMAEKNLNNAVVDCCIGIPAYFTDLQRRAVMDAAAIAGLQPLRLFHETTATALAYGIYKSDLPENDQMNVAFVDVGHASMQVCIAGFKKGQLKILSHAYDRSLGGRDFDDVLFRYFAAKFKEEYKIDVFQNARACIRLRAACEKLKKVLSANPEAPLTIECLMDEKDVRGFIKREEFEQISVPILERVKGPLEKALADANLTVENIHSVEVVGSGSRVPAIIRILTEFFGKEPRRTMNASECVARGCALQCAILSPTFRVREFQVHESFPFPIALSWKGSAPETQNGATENLQSSIVFPKGNAIPSVKALTFYRSSTFPVDVHYADVGDLQVPAKISTYTIGPFQSTTGARAKLKVKVRLNLHGIISVESATMLEDEEVEVPVSAAKEPPKESTKMDTDEATNNSVTENGANMQDAKSTTEVSDAGVENGASVSGEKCVQMETDAKVEPSKKKVKKTDVQVAELVYGGLAADDLQKAVEKELEMALQDRVMEETKDKKNAVEAYVYDMRNKLHDKYQDFVTESEREQFTAKLQEVEDWLYEDGEDETKGVYVAKLEELRKRGDPIEEHYRESIERGPAVDQLVYCINCFREAALSRDPKFDHIDIAEKQKVINECGEAEAWLMDKKHQQDALPKHATPVLHAADVKRKAEALDRFCRPVMTKPRPTPTKPQTPPPADTPARHPQPHGADGTGDHVADGGVPEPEASPEPMQTDKSEGVPHSVAQEA; this is encoded by the exons ATGAGCGTTGTTGGCTTTGATTTTGGCAACGAGAGCTGCATTGTTGCCGTTGCCCGGCAACGAGGCATTGATGTTGTCCTCAATGACGAATCCAAGCGTGAAACCCCTGCCGTTGTGTGCTTTGGCGAGAAGCAGCGGTTTATTGGAACCGCTGGGGCCGCCTCATCAACGATGAACCCCAAGAATTCCGTCTCTCAAGTGAAGCGCCTCATCGGCCGTAAGTTCTCCGACCCCGAGCTCCAGCGAGACCTCCAAAGCCTCCCCTTTTTGGTGACGGAAGGGCCCGATGGGTACCCGCTGATCCACGCAAGTTATCTGGGAGAGAAGAAAACCTTTATGCCGACCCAGGTCCTAGGAATGATTCTTTCAAATCTGAAAGGGATGGCTGAGAAGAATCTCAATAATGCAGTCGTGGATTGTTGTATCGGAATCCCGGCCTATTTCACCGATCTCCAGAGAAGGGCTGTTATGGATGCTGCCGCCATAGCCGGGCTGCAGCCTCTTCGTTTGTTCCATGAGACCACAGCAACAGCTCTGGCTTACGGTATCTACAAGTCGGACTTGCCCGAGAACGATCAGATGAATGTGGCCTTTGTTGATGTGGGTCATGCGAGCATGCAGGTCTGCATTGCTGGGTTCAAGAAGGGGCAGCTGAAGATTTTGTCTCATGCCTATGATCGGTCCCTTGGAGGGAGGGATTTTGATGATGTTCTATTCAGATATTTTGCAGCAAAGTTCAAGGAGGAGTACAAGATCGATGTGTTCCAGAATGCACGTGCCTGCATTCGACTCCGGGCAGCATGCGAGAAGCTGAAGAAGGTCCTGAGTGCGAACCCCGAGGCACCTCTGACTATCGAGTGCTTGATGGACGAGAAGGATGTCAGGGGGTTCATTAAGAGGGAAGAGTTTGAGCAGATCAGTGTTCCAATATTAGAGCGTGTGAAGGGGCCATTGGAGAAGGCACTGGCAGATGCCAATCTGACCGTGGAGAATATTCACTCTGTTGAGGTTGTAGGGTCAGGTTCTCGTGTTCCTGCGATAATTAGGATACTGACAGAGTTCTTTGGCAAGGAGCCTAGGCGGACCATGAATGCGAGCGAATGTGTTGCCCGTGGCTGTGCTCTTCAATGTGCCATTCTTAGCCCGACATTCAGAGTGCGAGAGTTCCAG GTCCACGAGAGTTTCCCCTTTCCAATTGCTTTGTCCTGGAAGGGCTCTGCTCCTGAGACACAGAATGGGGCAACAGAAAATCTGCAGAGTTCAATTGTATTTCCCAAAGGAAATGCAATTCCTAGTGTCAAAGCTTTGACATTCTACAGATCTAGTACGTTTCCAGTTGATGTTCATTATGCTGATGTTGGTGATTTGCAAGTGCCAGCAAAGATAAGCACCTACACG ATTGGTCCTTTCCAATCAACCACGGGTGCAAGGGCTAAGTTGAAAGTGAAGGTTCGCCTGAATCTCCACGGGATCATTTCTGTTGAATCAGCAACT ATGTTAGAAGACGAAGAGGTTGAAGTTCCGGTATCAGCTGCAAAGGAGCCACCAAAGGAATCTACTAAGATGGATACAGATGAAGCAACAAATAACTCTGTGACTGAAAATGGTGCAAACATGCAGGATGCTAAAAGTACAACAGAGGTATCTGATGCTGGAGTTGAAAATGGTGCATCAGTGTCTGGAGAAAAGTGTGTGCAGATGGAAACAGATGCTAAG GTTGAGCCTTCAAAGAAGAAGGTAAAGAAAACTGATGTTCAAGTTGCAGAATTGGTCTATGGAGGGTTGGCTGCTGATGATCTTCAGAAAGCAGTTGAAAAAGAGTTGGAGATGGCTTTGCAAGACAGGGTAATGGAAGAAACTAAGGACAAGAAGAATGCTGTGGAAGCTTATGTTTATGACATGAGAAACAAG CTTCACGATAAATATCAAGATTTTGTAACTGAGTCAGAGAGAGAACAGTTCACTGCAAAGCTTCAGGAGGTTGAGGATTGGCTGTATGAAGATGGTGAGGATGAAACAAAGGGTGTTTATGTTGCCAAGCTTGAGGAGCTCAGAAAG CGAGGTGATCCTATTGAGGAGCATTACAGGGAGAGCATAGAAAGAGGGCCAGCGGTTGATCAACTTGTCTATTGCATCAATTGTTTCAGGGAGGCAGCCCTATCCAGAGATCCTAAATTTGATCACATTGACATTGCAGAGAAGCAGAAG GTTATCAATGAATGTGGTGAAGCAGAAGCATGGTTGATGGATAAAAAGCACCAGCAGGATGCTTTGCCCAAACATGCTACTCCAGTTCTCCATGCAGCTGATGTGAAAAGGAAGGCCGAGGCACTTGACAG GTTTTGCAGGCCTGTCATGACAAAACCAAGGCCGACGCCAACTAAGCCACAGACACCACCTCCAGCTGACACACCAGCACGCCACCCACAACCTCATGGGGCTGATGGAACCGGAGACCATGTGGCAGATGGTGGCGTTCCAGAACCAGAGGCTTCTCCTGAACCAATGCAAACGGACAAGTCAGAGGGTGTCCCACATTCTGTAGCACAAGAAGCGTAA